The Nostoc sp. PCC 7524 nucleotide sequence AATCCCTAATAGGGATTAGTTGAAATTGCAATCTTACCTCTGCATCTTTCGCAAAGTCATACAAGTTTATATGTTTCAATCCCTAATAGGGATTAGTTGAAATTGCAATATTTGGGGCTGTGTCATTAAATTCGGTCGGATACCGTCGTTTCAATCCCTAATAGGGATTAGTTGAAATTGCAATCCCTGCTACTTTCTCAGTAAATGGGGATTCAAAGTTTCAATCCCTAATAGGGATTAGTTGAAATTGCAATGAGTGAGGAGGGGGTGGCGAGTTTCGAAGCCACCGCCGTTTCAATCCCTAATAGGGATTAGTTGAAATTGCAATCCTGGATGTGCGCGATCGCACTCTCCGGAAAAGTTTCAATCCCTAATAGGGATTAGTTGAAATTGCAATTCTGAGCGCAGTTGTTTAAGTTTGGCCTCCTCATGCTGTAAGTTTCAATCCCTAATAGGGATTAGTTGAAATTGCAATGTTTCTGGGCAGAAGTACAAGCGCATTGCTCAGGTTTCAATCCCTAATAGGGATTAGTTGAAATTGCAATACCGCATCGTCCAAGGCTCTGCCACCGCAGCCCCCGTTAAGTTTCAATCCCTAATAGGGATTAGTTGAAATTGCAATTACCCAAGGTCAGCCTAGAAGTCCTGATGACACAGCGTTTCAATCCCTAATAGGGATTAGTTGAAATTGCAATCCTAGAAGATCCGATGGCTCCTAATGGTCAGATCGTGTTTCAATCCCTAATAGGGATTAGTTGAAATTGCAATTGGGCTTTGCGTTTAAGAAAAGATGTACGTGGTCAGTTTCAATCCCTAATAGGGATTAGTTGAAATTGCAATTGCTGTTGGCCAACAAGTTTACGCGCTCCGTTGGAAGTTTCAATCCCTAATAGGGATTAGTTGAAATTGCAATCACTAATCGCTAGTAGTTGAGTTTTCAAGGTACAGTACGGTGTTTCAATCCCTAATAGGGATTAGTTGAAATTGCAATCTATATTAGTGAGTTAGATCAGAAATTAGTAGATAGAGGTTTCAATCCCTAATAGGGATTAGTTGAAATTGCAATCAGAAATCTCCTTAAAGGAGATGTTGGCGGAGGGTGTAATCAAGTTTCAATCCCTAATAGGGATTAGTTGAAATTGCAATAAAAGCCTACCGCTACCGTTTTTACCCAACTGCCGAGCAAGGTTTCAATCCCTAATAGGGATTAGTTGAAATTGCAATCCCAGTCCTTACTTAATAGAGGGGGCAAAATATCCCGTGTTTCAATCCCTAATAGGGATTAGTTGAAATTGCAATAAAACGCGAGAACTTATTACAGTCGCCAACATCAAGTTTCAATCCCTAATAGGGATTAGTTGAAATTGCAATGATGAATCCAGACATCTCCGGGCAATTTAAAAGGGTTTCAATCCCTAATAGGGATTAGTTGAAATTGCAATAATACTTGGCACAACGAGCATATTCAACTTCAGTTGTTTCAATCCCTAATAGGGATTAGTTGAAATTGCAATAACACAAACAGTTCGAGCCTCTGGGCTGGCCTACAAAGTTTCAATCCCTAATAGGGATTAGTTGAAATTGCAATATTACAGAGAGATAGAGGAGTTATAGAGTAATGAGTTTCAATCCCTAATAGGGATTAGTTGAAATTGCAATACTAATTACTGATTCTGATGAATTAGAACAGGTATTGTTTCAATCCCTAATAGGGATTAGTTGAAATTGCAATTAATTAACTACAGGCTTAGACCCGGTATTCCTGATGTTTCAATCCCTAATAGGGATTAGTTGAAATTGCAATTTTGGTGGTTTTCCAGGAGTGACACGCGATCGCGGTTAAGGAGTTTCAATCCCTAATAGGGATTAGTTGAAATTGCAATTCTCCTCTCCCCTCCAGTCCTTTCCCCCCTCCAATAGGTTTCAATCCCTAATAGGGATTAGTTGAAATTGCAATAGCAGCTAAAAAATTAGCCAGTGCAGGTAAGGATATGTTTCAATCCCTAATAGGGATTAGTTGAAATTGCAATAAGTATCGTTGCAGATCGTCAATTCGACTTCCCAAGTTTCAATCCCTAATAGGGATTAGTTGAAATTGCAATTTTAAGGAAGTTCCTAAATTGGTGATATATCCTTCTAAGTTTCAATCCCTAATAGGGATTAGTTGAAATTGCAATTCCTCACAGCCTGATTATGTCTAACTTTGTCAATGTTTCAATCCCTAATAGGGATTAGTTGAAATTGCAATCTCACGCGCAATTAAAAGCCAGATGTGCTGGATTTCAGTTTCAATCCCTAATAGGGATTAGTTGAAATTGCAATCGCCGGAGGCTGAAAGCTAGACTGTATTTGGTTTTCAAGGTTCAGTTTCGCGGATGGGTTGATTATAACACTAGGAAATGTCAGTTAATTTGCTAGGAATGGCTGAAACCCAGAGTAGACAAGGTGCGCGGGTAATTTTGGTTTAATTTTTCCGCAAAAGCCTGCACAGCAAAGCATACAGCCATTTTTCCTCAACAACGATTTTGTACACCTACCCATCCGCGCATTCAGCAAAGAAAATCGTCTCATCACGGGGTTGTTCGCCACCGATGCGTTCGATTTTACCAAAACAGCAAGCACAGAGAAAATAAAAGCGGATGCTGTCGGTATCTGGTTTAATCAATTTGTGTAAGCGCGATCGCAATTTAGCATATTGAGTATCAGTCAGTTGACACTCAAACACACTATACTGCACCCATTGACCATAGGATTTCAGGATTTTGTGGATTTTAGTGCGGCGTTTATCCTCCGGCACATCGTAAGATATAACCACCTTCTTCCTTAATTCATCTTTCACTCAAAATCTCCCCCATACTCCATAACCTGTAACCTGTAACCTGTAACCTGTCACCTATTTCAAAACCAATGGCGGATATTTCTCCGTTTCGCCCATGAGATATTTCGCCAGTAACCGCGCTTGGAGTTCAAAAGCTTCTTGATAAGTACATTTGCGCCCCATCACAGGGTGTTTAAATTCCGATTGTTTCTTTTTTTGATATAAGCTCAAGAAAGTTTTTCGCCCTTCTGGTGTCAGGGAAACTGCACCGCTTACAGGTTCAGTAACAAAATCTGTGGGTGTTAGTAATTGCTTATTTAAGGTAGATAGCACTACTGCGTCTACTATTAGAGGACGAAATTCTTCCATTAAGTCTAGAGCTAGGGAGGGTCTACCATAGCGATCGCAATGCAGGTATCCTAAATATGGATCAAATCCGGCAATATTAATTGCTCCTTGTACGTCATGGCGTAATAATGAATAGCCAAAACTAAGTAAAGAATTCACCGGATCAGTTGGAGGACGGCGCAAACGGTGAGAAAATTCAAAATCTGGATGACGAATGAGTTGATTAAAACAGCCAAAATAAGCTGCACTTCCAGCACCTTCTAGACCTCGCAGTGAGTTGATATTATGTGTATTATCAATGGGTGCGATCGCTTGTTCTAGATGTGTAATATGTTTAGATAAATCTATTTCTGCACATTCACGCTGGTGACGGGTGAGGATATTTCGATAATTTTTCAACTTACCACGCACAAAACCTTGGACAACATGAATTGCTGCGGGTGATTCTCCAACTGCTTGCCATTGGGCTTTTCTGATGAAAATATTCTTAGTCACTTCTGGTTCTATGCGTCCTAAATACCGACCATTTTCTGTGAGGAAGGTTAAGGGAATATGGCGTTCTAATAGTTCAGAAATGACGGCGGGTGAAACTGTAGCTCGTCCTAAAATTACTACGCCATCTATTTTAATTAGTGGCACATCTAATATTACTTTTTTATCGAATTTAACGCTGAGGCGTTCGTCAATTTTGCCAATGAAGGCATCTTCTTGGGTGATATAAACTGTACCCATGATTGTCTCCTAATTTATTAGAGAGTAAGAGAATATTTAACGCAGAGTGGCGCGGAGGGAAACGCAGAGTTACGCGGAGAGTGAGACTTGTGTTTCTTCTTTGCGTCTTTGCGTCTACCCTCCGGGAACGCCAGAGGCGAATGCGTGAGCTTTTAATTAAGTTTGTACAAGAGTCTTAACTAGCTTCTTGATAATGTTTGACTTTTTCGCTAGATTGTGGTAGACATTGCTGATATAAACTGCATCCATCACAGCGTTTAGTTTTGATAGGTTTGGGCATTGCGCCTGTAAATAGCAGCATTTGGACGGCTTCAATAGTAGCGATCGCACTTTGGCGTAATTCAGCGTTAATTTCTACTAATTGACGTTGATGTGAATGTGCATAGTAAATATAGCCTGTGCTGATAGATTTTCCGGTCATTTCTTCTAAACACAAAGCTTGAGCGCAGACTTGTAATTCATCGTTATCCCATTCACCTTTCCGTCCGCGTTTGTATTCGACTGGATACCATTCCCCATTTTCGGATTCAATTAAATCAGCTTTACCGATAAGTTTGTACTGCTCTGATTTCAACCAAATAGCGCGAATTTGCCAGATTTCTTCCCGTTGTCCTGTACCAACAGTATGCACGCGATCGTGTAAACTTGTGCCTTCAATTGTGTATTGATTATCAATAAACTCTCCTGCACAAAACATTCGCCAACAGCGATGCGGACAGTAAGAATATTGGTTTAACGCTGCAATTGGAATATATTCTTCAGGTGACAGATTAGAAGGTGATAGGTTACAGGTTACAGGTGACAGATTAGATGATTTAGGTGAAAGGAAATTAGTGAAGTCTTGATTATTCATTAGCTTTTTAATATGCGATTACGAAGAGAGGTGATCATTTTACTGATTTCTGTAATTAAAGATAATGTTGGATTGGCTTGATCTAGTGTGAGATAATTGAGCCTGACTGCCAGCATTAAAAAAGTTTCTGTTTCCATTAATGAACCTTTAGATATTGCTAGAAAATGAGCATAATCATTTTTGCTGCTACATCGTCCGTGTCCTTCAGCTATATTTGCAGGTACAGATACTGCTGCACGAGTAATTTGTGATGTGATTCGATATATTTCTGTATGTGGAAAACTTGTAGTTAATTGATATATCTGAACCACCATATCCATTGATTTTTGCCAGACAATTAAATCTCGATATGACTCAATTTTCACAACCTTCTAATCATTCCCATTCCCATAGTTGTTTTACGCCCCACACCTGCATATAAGGCAAAGTCAGCTAAAGCATTCAGTTGCTTAATTTGTATCGGTTCAGCTTCACCTAAAATTCGATAATTTACTTCCCCAATAAGTCCAATAAATTTACTGCGGGAATCAGCTAATATTTCCGTATGGATATCAATAAAAGAAGGAAAAATTGACTCAATTGCAATTTGAGTAAATTCTATTCCACTATATTTATTCCACCGCGAAAGTAGGGAATTAAAAACACATTCTCTAGTGGGAAGAGTCGTATCGAAATGTCCTTGGCGGAAAGCTGTGGGTGTGCAGAAAGCTAAGTTAAGAGTGCGTTCGCTCTCACTAGCTTCCTCATACAATTGCTCATAAGTACAAGCATTCGCCCAAGGTTGCGTTGATTGGGGTGTGCCTTGAATGCTGGTAATATATAAATCTGCTGAACCCAAATGCCAAGGATGTTCCGGGTTGAGATTGAGCCACAATGGAGTTAGCTGACTAAATAAGGTGTCATCCAGTAGAGAAACACGCCACCAACAAGGAGTTCCGGCTGGGATTGGCTGTTGATGTGAATGTTGTAAGCTATTGCTAGCAGCATAGTGAGATTTATATTGACTGCGCTGTTGTCTCCTAACTATTTGCAGAGGCGAGAGGGTGAAGGCTTTGTCTGCGGTAGAATCATGTAAGCGATCGCCCAATTGTCGATCTACAGAACTGACAAGGGTTAAAAATAACGCGTGTAAATGTCTACCTGTGAGATAGTGCGGCGGAATCGGCGACTGAGGAAGGAGGTTAAGGACTAGACTGTGAGGCATATTTTCGTTTTTTAGTCGTAGACTGAGCAACTCTGGACTCTACTGTAAACTCTGGTATTTCTACGAGTTCAGTACCGCTTAAAGTATACTGCTCGCAAACTAAACTCAGGCGATTTCCAGGGGTTTTAACAGCGTTGACAGAGTGAGTTAAATCACCTTGGAAGTAAACTAAAGTATTCATTTGCGGTTTAATTTGTCCAAGTTGGCGTTTGTGGGATTTAAGAACTAATTCCCCCCCTTCCATATCAGGTGGTACGCGTACATATAGCACGCTAACCACTGTAGGCGGCTCAATAGTTTTACAATAAGAACGCAGAGAGCGATCGATATGCGGATCAACGCGAGAGCCTTCTTTCAGTAGTAAAGGATTGAGGTAAAAAGCGTTACATTCAGGTAAAAGAGCCAAATCTAAGTAAGGCTTAAAGTAGGGGAATTGTTGCTCTACCTTGGATATATGCGATTTTTGAAACACCACAGAGAAACCTTTAGTCCCCACAAAATCGCGGTTGAGGTTGTTAATAGCAAAGTAAGGACAAGCGTGAATTTCTCCCCACAAGTGCTTAAGATAGTCACTGGGAAAGGCGTTTGGTTGTTGTTGATAGTGTTTCACAGGTGTAGGAGAATAGGAGGGGCGATCGCTAAATTACGGTATCTAAAATTGTAAAGACTGTGGAGTAATAGTAGGATTCTTTTGGTCAAAAAAAATGCCATAGGGAGTTAGCAACATGAGGATTGATGATTACAACGCAGCAAAAGCACTGGTTGAAAAACTAAAAGAAAGCCTACCAATTAAAGCACGGGCTGGAAAAGAGTTTCTTAAAAGATTAAAGAAACAAGGAGAAAACGCTGATACAGACAGAGAATTTGAAATTGACTTTGTAGGCTATTCAGGAGATGAAGGTGGGATTATGTGCGGACTAAAAGAGCCAAATAATCCCGAAATTAAAGAAAAATATGTTTCTTCAATTACTCATCTTGAAATTGACCCTAATCATCCCCTAGCATCTGAAGTACAAGCTTATCAACGTCAGCGAATTCGTAAACTAATGTTGCAAAATGAAGCAGGTTTCGCAGCCGAGTTGATGGTAATCGAACCAGCGAAGAAGAAAAAGCAAAGTAAAGGTTTTGGGAAGTAATTAACCTTTAAAACGATATTCCATCCGAGCCGGAATTTTCAAATTTTTCACATCATCAAAACAGTAATATTGCCCTCGCATTTGTACATTTTGAATTAGACTAACTGGAGGCATATTTACCACATCATAGCTAATCACTTGATGAGTAAACATCACATCCAAAGGGTTCAAAGGATGAGTACAAGTAAATAAACCTTCAGTATTTTTAGGCTTTGGTAACTCTTCAACCGTCACCTCAGCCTTACTCATCCATTTACCCAAACGAATCCACTTTGGTAATTTGAGTTCCTTTTGGGAGATGACAAAAAACTCAAATTCACTTTCCGGTGCTATTTCTTTCGCTCTCCCAAAACTAGGGATATTCTTCTGGGTTTTCTCCATTTCCACATGGTAATTATTGTTAGCATACTTCCATGTATTGAGAATAGCAGAATGACTAATAGCCAATGCGGGAGTAACATAAATACCCTGTTGATTTAGAGGCGTTAAATGCTCCTCATATTTTGGTACTTGTTCAGGACAGAAATAGCGATAGGAATGTTCTTCAGACACCGTAGTGTAATAGATTTCACTATCAACTAATCCCAGCGCGTAACAGAGAGCGTAATTATGAATTATTGGCTCTGTTTCGTATAATCTTCCAATTTCCCGCGTGGCATAATAAAGACTGTCGTGTAATTCTAATTGACAACGGTAAATCAATACCATCACTCTTTCCCCGCTTTCGCAGCAGTTTTCTTCTTACTAATGTGTTTACTAGCGTAAGCCTTAGCTTCTGCATCAGCTTTTTGTAATATGCTTTTAATTCCTGTTTCATTTGCAGTGAGGTTTTTCACTTCTTTTAATAGAGGTTCAAAAGCATCGCCGATAAAGTCAGTATGCACAATAAATTCTTCAGACATCAAAGTTGCAATGGCATTTTTAGCAGCATTAATTACTTCGTCTTCATCCAAAGGATCAGGAGAATTTAAAGAATTATTAGCTTTCATTTGGTCATATATGGCTTGAGTCCAGCGTAGATTACTGGTAATTTCGCCATCAGCAAATACAACACCAATTAACTCATTTCTTACCCTACCTGTACGGGTTGTTTGCGCTCCATAGTGGCGTGTCCGCAGAATGTTGTTAAAAACGTAAAGGAAGCTGGCTTCTGTGGGGTCTTTGAGGGTGACAATGCTAGGGAAGAATACTTGTGGTCTAATGTGGTCTTGTTGATTAATCCTAGCTGTCACTGTACCTATCTCACCATCTAATTTACCATCTGATTTTTTCTCTCCTTTTGCTGCCATTGTTCCATTTTCATAAGGAGCATTCAGAGTAAAAGTTTCATGGGAGTCATCAAATGCTGTGATAGAATATGCTGTATCTACAACAACCTTTGATTTTTCTGAACCAGAATCACCAATGGCGAAACCGTAAATAATACAATCAGGATTATCCATTGCAAAAGCTACGTTATATTCGCATTCTTCAGCAGTCATTAAACCATAGTTACGTAGTAACTCTCGACCTACTAGACGTTCTGGCGTTGATTGCTTACGCTTGAACATTGACAAACGGCTAATCGTAGTTTTATCTTTGACTCCGGCTCTTACTCGTGCTTTATTTAATTCACTATCTGTTTGAAATAGTGGATAAGATTCGGTAATACGAATGGTTAGAAAGTGAGCATATTTACCCATCGGTTTGTAGGGAATTACATCATGGAATAATTTTGAGTCAGTTGTTTTTAGAAATGACATGATTTTTGTCTCCAGTTTTTAGATAAATACAACACAGCTTGAAGATAGAAGATTAAGGTTAAATTTATCCTCATGAAAAACTCAAAAGGATAGTATTAGTCTGTAATAAGCTGTTATTTTTCATCCTCATCCCCATCCTCATCTTCATAAATTTCAGCATTAGATTTATTAGCTTTATCACGGCGTTCCTTATCATTTTCTAAACGATATAGAAATTCACAAGTATCTTTTAAGAGGTTCAGTTGACGACCTGCTAAACGAGCGCGATCACCAGCAAAACATTTTTCAAATACTTCTAAAACAAAATATCGTGCAAAATCTAAAATTGCATCTCTTTCCTCATCACGATGAGTGATAACCCAACGTCCCTCTGCTGTTGAATTACGGACTCTCTCCATCAATTTGAAAATCTTGGCTGCCACAGCATCAACTAATACTTCGCCTTGAAAACAACTTTTGTCAGCTTTGATAATAGTTTCAGCAGCCTCATCAATTGGTTTCAAGATAGCATTAGACTTTATTGGTTTTCCTTTACTAGATTTTGCTCTGTAGAATTTGCGGTAAAGGTCAGTTAATTTTTTGGGATGATGCAAGTGTGATTCTTCTGCCATAGTCCATTTCTCCAATTGAAAATCATATTTAGCATAAGGGTCAAAACAAGGGTAAAAGTGGTGAGCATAAAGCTTGATTTTACTCAAACTTAGAGCATCAAGTTTTTGGTTACGTACCCAACGATTGAGGTAAGAAAAGACGTACAAAGGACTGGTTTCAAAATCCTTTGCTAGTTCCGTAAATTTACCCCAGTTGGCATCATAACCAGATTTACCTTGTCTAGCATTCACATCCAGGTGAATTGCATAGGCGGCGGTAAGCACATTCAGAGGTGCGGCGTATTGAATGCCGTTGTCTTCCCAACCCTCCAGGATGTAATCTAGACGGAAGCGATCGCGTCTGACTAATGCACGGAAAGCATGAGGCGCACTATCCAGAAACACGCTTTCTTCAAATTCTGCACCATCATTAAACGGTGGAATTGGTGACTCAGACACCACAGTTTTAACATCTAAAATCATCGGGAAAGCAAACGCCAACCAACTAGGCATTATCCAAGATTCGGTATCGGTGCTATCTCGTCCTGGCGGTAATGCCATGAAGTAAAATGTTAAAGGTTGGTCATCAGGATAAGACAGTTTAAATGTCCGGTCTTTGTCACGTTCTAAGTTTTCATCAATTAAGAAAGCGTCTACACTTTGGTAATTTTCTCGTTCTAAGTTTGCCTGTAAATCTTTACTAATAAAGTGGTTACGGACGCTAGTATCAAAGCGAGTTTGAGCAATTCCGTTGTAGGCTTTTTGTAAAAACTTATTGGTTTCTGGTGTGAAATAATAAGTCGGGTAGAAATAAAGATAGCGATATTTTCCATCTTCAAATCGTTTACCCACAGCTTGCGTTTGATTCATTAAAATTTGCCTCAGCATCATCTCTACACCCGCAATACTGGAGATGTTGCGCTTGGAGTTAGAACCTCCTAACATTTGCTTATTTGTATAAACTTGAGGAGTAAATAAAACTGCCGATTCCATCTGTTCTGTCACTGTATAAGCAGAATGGGATATTGAGCAGATTAATTGTTTTCCTCGTCCTGGTTTTTTTGCAGCATTATAGTTATTTAACTCCGCTAAAAATGTATCGACTTGAGTTTTAGCTGATGCTTCTTGATTTGTATTGGATAACATCACAACTCGTGATACCCACAGCCTTAAATCATCCCAACCATCGGGTAATTCGTACTGTGAAATGATGGGTGAAATTAAACCTGTGAGATATTGAATCACTTCCTGACAAGTTTGACGAACACTCTCAATCCCAGGATGATTTTCTAAATATTTAGCAGCCAGATAATACCATTCATAGGGTACACCTCCCGTATTTCCTTTTAATTTGTTTTCTTTGAGACTTTCGTTGATGCGTTGAATTTTTATAATTTGAGGTAAGTATCCTGTCAAATTCCAAAATTCTGCAACTTTGTGCGTTAAATCTAAAGCTGGTACTTCCGGTAACTTTTTATCTTTCTTGCGAATATCCGCAATCCGATGTACCGTTTCATCCCAAATTTTGCGACTAACTAAATCACCAAACTCAGCTATTTGATCAATGCGGATATCATCATCAAATTTAAAGTCATAGTCAGCAGGTAAAACGCCTTGTTTTTGAAATTTAATTAAATTATCACTGCGACTTTTAGCAACTGAAACTTTGTTTGGGTTTAAGATGCGTAAAGTTGCATCTAAAGCTACCTGCATCAAGCCAGGAGAATCAAAAAATAAGTTGTAATATTCGGCATATTTCATGCCTTTCCCATCTCTACCAAAACCTGTTTGTCTCAGGCGCAGTTGTCCTGCACAAAGCGATTTAATATTATCAACTACTCTGTCTGGTAAGTCTTGCGGTGAAATAGGAGGCGCATAACGCGCAGCTAAATAAATTACGCCAGTTGGCAGATATAACAAAGGTTCATAGTAGGTATGCTCATCTGTATTCAGGCTTGTATGAGCCTGAATTAAAGCATTGTTAACTACATTAGTTAAAACGCCTCTATTTTCAGCAATGCTGTGATAGGTAAGCTTTAATTGTCCATCACTTAAAAAGTGCAGAACTTCTTTAAGTTTTGGGTGTTCTGCGTCTTGGGGATGTTTAACAATTGAGGCGAGAGAGTCGGCTAATAAAGTTAAACCTGATAGTTGTCGCAAGGTGCGATCGCGCAATACTGGATTCAACCCAAACTCTGAAAAATTCCAGTTAGTATCCCAGCGACTTTGTGCATTATAAGCCATGCACAGTAAATCATCAATATATTCTTGATAAGCCTCTGGATTCTCTGGATTGATAAATTTATCCAGTCCTAATTGGCGGACTTTGGTATCAATAATTGGGCGATGTTCTGCTAACGGTAACTTCCGGCAATCATTCGGTACATCAGGGAACTTTTCAAAGTCATGTAAAATAAACCCAGCAATTACTAATCGCCGTTCTCTTTCTTTCACCACTCGCCGGACTGTAGTATCAAGCTGCTGTAAACGTCTCTCAATTAAATTAGCAGGAAATAACCCATTTAATAAGTGTGTATTCAACGATTGATCAGCAGCATTATCTCGTCTAACTTTAGTTTTTCCTTCAGCTTCTCTTTGCTGGTCAATTGCATCAAAATACTTACCACCTTTAGCAGTGACACCAATCGCTATGCGTAATAGATTTGGTAACACATACTCAGCGAAATCTGCCATTACGGAATCATCAGGATTTTGTGC carries:
- a CDS encoding 2OG-Fe(II) oxygenase, which gives rise to MKHYQQQPNAFPSDYLKHLWGEIHACPYFAINNLNRDFVGTKGFSVVFQKSHISKVEQQFPYFKPYLDLALLPECNAFYLNPLLLKEGSRVDPHIDRSLRSYCKTIEPPTVVSVLYVRVPPDMEGGELVLKSHKRQLGQIKPQMNTLVYFQGDLTHSVNAVKTPGNRLSLVCEQYTLSGTELVEIPEFTVESRVAQSTTKKRKYASQSSP
- a CDS encoding four helix bundle protein, which gives rise to MKIESYRDLIVWQKSMDMVVQIYQLTTSFPHTEIYRITSQITRAAVSVPANIAEGHGRCSSKNDYAHFLAISKGSLMETETFLMLAVRLNYLTLDQANPTLSLITEISKMITSLRNRILKS
- the cas5d gene encoding type I-D CRISPR-associated protein Cas5/Csc1, which gives rise to MVLIYRCQLELHDSLYYATREIGRLYETEPIIHNYALCYALGLVDSEIYYTTVSEEHSYRYFCPEQVPKYEEHLTPLNQQGIYVTPALAISHSAILNTWKYANNNYHVEMEKTQKNIPSFGRAKEIAPESEFEFFVISQKELKLPKWIRLGKWMSKAEVTVEELPKPKNTEGLFTCTHPLNPLDVMFTHQVISYDVVNMPPVSLIQNVQMRGQYYCFDDVKNLKIPARMEYRFKG
- the cas4 gene encoding CRISPR-associated protein Cas4, yielding MNNQDFTNFLSPKSSNLSPVTCNLSPSNLSPEEYIPIAALNQYSYCPHRCWRMFCAGEFIDNQYTIEGTSLHDRVHTVGTGQREEIWQIRAIWLKSEQYKLIGKADLIESENGEWYPVEYKRGRKGEWDNDELQVCAQALCLEEMTGKSISTGYIYYAHSHQRQLVEINAELRQSAIATIEAVQMLLFTGAMPKPIKTKRCDGCSLYQQCLPQSSEKVKHYQEAS
- the cas2 gene encoding CRISPR-associated endonuclease Cas2, with product MKDELRKKVVISYDVPEDKRRTKIHKILKSYGQWVQYSVFECQLTDTQYAKLRSRLHKLIKPDTDSIRFYFLCACCFGKIERIGGEQPRDETIFFAECADG
- the cas1d gene encoding type I-D CRISPR-associated endonuclease Cas1d, whose amino-acid sequence is MGTVYITQEDAFIGKIDERLSVKFDKKVILDVPLIKIDGVVILGRATVSPAVISELLERHIPLTFLTENGRYLGRIEPEVTKNIFIRKAQWQAVGESPAAIHVVQGFVRGKLKNYRNILTRHQRECAEIDLSKHITHLEQAIAPIDNTHNINSLRGLEGAGSAAYFGCFNQLIRHPDFEFSHRLRRPPTDPVNSLLSFGYSLLRHDVQGAINIAGFDPYLGYLHCDRYGRPSLALDLMEEFRPLIVDAVVLSTLNKQLLTPTDFVTEPVSGAVSLTPEGRKTFLSLYQKKKQSEFKHPVMGRKCTYQEAFELQARLLAKYLMGETEKYPPLVLK
- the cas10d gene encoding type I-D CRISPR-associated protein Cas10d/Csc3, with the translated sequence MTDIDWLSGDFGFDGDGSRTIETQGELLSLKLLREAIQAQNPDDSVMADFAEYVLPNLLRIAIGVTAKGGKYFDAIDQQREAEGKTKVRRDNAADQSLNTHLLNGLFPANLIERRLQQLDTTVRRVVKERERRLVIAGFILHDFEKFPDVPNDCRKLPLAEHRPIIDTKVRQLGLDKFINPENPEAYQEYIDDLLCMAYNAQSRWDTNWNFSEFGLNPVLRDRTLRQLSGLTLLADSLASIVKHPQDAEHPKLKEVLHFLSDGQLKLTYHSIAENRGVLTNVVNNALIQAHTSLNTDEHTYYEPLLYLPTGVIYLAARYAPPISPQDLPDRVVDNIKSLCAGQLRLRQTGFGRDGKGMKYAEYYNLFFDSPGLMQVALDATLRILNPNKVSVAKSRSDNLIKFQKQGVLPADYDFKFDDDIRIDQIAEFGDLVSRKIWDETVHRIADIRKKDKKLPEVPALDLTHKVAEFWNLTGYLPQIIKIQRINESLKENKLKGNTGGVPYEWYYLAAKYLENHPGIESVRQTCQEVIQYLTGLISPIISQYELPDGWDDLRLWVSRVVMLSNTNQEASAKTQVDTFLAELNNYNAAKKPGRGKQLICSISHSAYTVTEQMESAVLFTPQVYTNKQMLGGSNSKRNISSIAGVEMMLRQILMNQTQAVGKRFEDGKYRYLYFYPTYYFTPETNKFLQKAYNGIAQTRFDTSVRNHFISKDLQANLERENYQSVDAFLIDENLERDKDRTFKLSYPDDQPLTFYFMALPPGRDSTDTESWIMPSWLAFAFPMILDVKTVVSESPIPPFNDGAEFEESVFLDSAPHAFRALVRRDRFRLDYILEGWEDNGIQYAAPLNVLTAAYAIHLDVNARQGKSGYDANWGKFTELAKDFETSPLYVFSYLNRWVRNQKLDALSLSKIKLYAHHFYPCFDPYAKYDFQLEKWTMAEESHLHHPKKLTDLYRKFYRAKSSKGKPIKSNAILKPIDEAAETIIKADKSCFQGEVLVDAVAAKIFKLMERVRNSTAEGRWVITHRDEERDAILDFARYFVLEVFEKCFAGDRARLAGRQLNLLKDTCEFLYRLENDKERRDKANKSNAEIYEDEDGDEDEK
- the cas7d gene encoding type I-D CRISPR-associated protein Cas7/Csc2, with the translated sequence MSFLKTTDSKLFHDVIPYKPMGKYAHFLTIRITESYPLFQTDSELNKARVRAGVKDKTTISRLSMFKRKQSTPERLVGRELLRNYGLMTAEECEYNVAFAMDNPDCIIYGFAIGDSGSEKSKVVVDTAYSITAFDDSHETFTLNAPYENGTMAAKGEKKSDGKLDGEIGTVTARINQQDHIRPQVFFPSIVTLKDPTEASFLYVFNNILRTRHYGAQTTRTGRVRNELIGVVFADGEITSNLRWTQAIYDQMKANNSLNSPDPLDEDEVINAAKNAIATLMSEEFIVHTDFIGDAFEPLLKEVKNLTANETGIKSILQKADAEAKAYASKHISKKKTAAKAGKE
- the cas6 gene encoding CRISPR-associated endoribonuclease Cas6, whose product is MPHSLVLNLLPQSPIPPHYLTGRHLHALFLTLVSSVDRQLGDRLHDSTADKAFTLSPLQIVRRQQRSQYKSHYAASNSLQHSHQQPIPAGTPCWWRVSLLDDTLFSQLTPLWLNLNPEHPWHLGSADLYITSIQGTPQSTQPWANACTYEQLYEEASESERTLNLAFCTPTAFRQGHFDTTLPTRECVFNSLLSRWNKYSGIEFTQIAIESIFPSFIDIHTEILADSRSKFIGLIGEVNYRILGEAEPIQIKQLNALADFALYAGVGRKTTMGMGMIRRL